The Methanoculleus thermophilus genome includes a window with the following:
- a CDS encoding DUF7847 domain-containing protein, with protein sequence MTFESVTNAAGLLRQHPVLWSVGLVMGLLAVLDFVIPIYGEAIYAEPLVLLQVLVAPFLAGGVYGMVKGERFSMGEFFQSGKTYYFRILLPALVIFFAVILTVFLLAIPLALLGLGAAAGMAPLLFGVLVSIIFFTFFYDTVAVFEETNVFESIRRSIEFVMNNLGSVLIFYLVNIVVFLILGFVALFAWSALLMEKLEPLIYMSPDELETLMPGDILALIGTEGIWITAALYAVVIILFSAFLYTYKASFFRNHAEGMFALQGEYDEKGRWYKY encoded by the coding sequence ATGACGTTTGAATCGGTCACAAATGCTGCCGGACTCCTCCGGCAGCACCCGGTCCTCTGGTCAGTCGGCCTTGTCATGGGTCTCCTGGCGGTTCTGGACTTCGTAATCCCCATATATGGGGAGGCCATTTATGCAGAGCCCCTGGTACTCCTGCAGGTCCTTGTGGCACCATTCCTCGCCGGAGGGGTCTATGGCATGGTCAAAGGAGAGAGGTTCTCCATGGGAGAGTTCTTCCAGTCCGGCAAGACCTACTACTTCCGGATACTCCTGCCGGCGCTCGTCATCTTCTTTGCGGTTATTCTGACGGTCTTTCTGCTTGCAATCCCGCTTGCACTCCTCGGTCTAGGTGCCGCCGCAGGTATGGCGCCGCTCCTCTTCGGGGTGCTTGTCTCGATCATCTTCTTCACGTTCTTCTATGATACCGTGGCGGTTTTTGAAGAGACAAACGTCTTTGAGTCGATTCGACGGAGCATCGAGTTCGTCATGAACAACCTCGGGAGCGTTCTGATATTTTATCTGGTGAATATCGTCGTCTTCCTGATCCTCGGATTTGTGGCTCTCTTTGCCTGGTCCGCGCTTCTCATGGAGAAACTCGAACCGCTCATCTATATGAGTCCAGACGAACTCGAGACCCTGATGCCAGGAGATATCCTCGCCCTCATCGGGACGGAAGGAATCTGGATCACCGCCGCCCTCTATGCTGTGGTGATCATCCTTTTCTCGGCGTTCCTCTACACCTACAAGGCAAGTTTCTTCCGCAACCATGCTGAAGGCATGTTCGCCCTGCAGGGCGAGTACGACGAGAAGGGACGCTGGTATAAATACTGA
- the tmk gene encoding dTMP kinase: MLITIEGIDGSGKSTLLASLRELLADLDPLFTREPGSTWVGGSVRRAVAERMDPITEALLFCADHAAHIETVIRPALEEGRLIISDRYSDSRFAYQPVVLDGVIPDPLSWLRRIHEGWSIRPDRTFLLVLPIEDAISRLDPEKKREYFESPEILARVQENYLNLAAADPARFIIVDALLPKEEVAGFVADEIRTCARSSRSRPRT; encoded by the coding sequence ATGCTGATCACCATCGAGGGGATCGACGGGAGCGGGAAGAGCACGCTCCTCGCCAGTCTTCGGGAACTGCTCGCCGACCTCGATCCGCTCTTCACTCGCGAGCCCGGCTCCACCTGGGTCGGCGGTTCGGTACGGCGGGCTGTTGCCGAGCGGATGGACCCGATCACCGAGGCATTGCTCTTCTGCGCCGATCATGCCGCGCATATCGAGACGGTCATCCGACCCGCGCTTGAGGAGGGAAGGCTCATCATCTCGGATCGCTACTCCGATTCACGGTTTGCCTATCAGCCGGTCGTCCTTGACGGCGTCATTCCCGACCCTCTCTCCTGGCTTCGCCGGATCCATGAAGGGTGGTCAATCCGGCCAGATCGGACGTTTCTTCTGGTTCTGCCCATCGAGGATGCCATATCAAGGCTTGATCCTGAAAAGAAGAGAGAGTATTTTGAGAGCCCCGAGATCCTCGCGCGGGTGCAGGAAAACTATCTGAACCTTGCAGCAGCGGATCCCGCCCGGTTTATCATCGTCGATGCACTTCTCCCAAAAGAAGAGGTTGCAGGGTTCGTGGCAGACGAGATCAGGACGTGTGCCCGATCGTCACGATCACGTCCCCGAACGTGA
- the larB gene encoding nickel pincer cofactor biosynthesis protein LarB, which translates to MQPNTTIRDILRMYRNGEVSEDEAVGALEGLRIEIIDGMARIDAGRSVRCGIPEVVLAEGKEPEAFAEIMLTQVKAAGRSVATRVSPEHLKALENRLPPEIRMEHREAARAVILSTGAEPVRHGGTVAILTAGTSDIPVAEEARLIAEEMGCEVRTAYDVGVAGIHRLFSAIRDLIPADVFIVAAGREGTLPAIVAGLVDRPVIGVPVSTGYGYMGGGEAALASMLQACSVLAVVNIDAGFTAGAFAAQIAHGGHRA; encoded by the coding sequence ATGCAGCCGAATACCACCATCAGGGACATCCTCCGAATGTATCGTAACGGTGAGGTATCTGAAGACGAGGCTGTGGGTGCCCTCGAAGGGCTTCGCATCGAGATAATCGACGGTATGGCCCGGATTGATGCCGGACGAAGCGTGCGTTGTGGGATCCCCGAAGTGGTGCTCGCTGAAGGGAAGGAGCCAGAAGCCTTTGCAGAGATCATGCTTACTCAGGTGAAGGCGGCCGGCAGAAGCGTTGCGACGAGGGTCTCCCCGGAGCATCTCAAAGCCCTCGAGAACCGTCTCCCGCCGGAGATCCGGATGGAACACAGGGAGGCGGCACGGGCCGTCATCCTCTCTACGGGGGCCGAACCCGTTCGCCATGGGGGAACCGTCGCCATCCTGACCGCAGGAACATCCGATATCCCTGTCGCCGAGGAGGCGCGGCTGATAGCCGAGGAGATGGGATGCGAGGTTCGAACGGCGTACGATGTCGGAGTGGCCGGGATCCACCGTCTCTTCTCGGCGATCAGGGACTTGATACCGGCGGACGTCTTCATCGTGGCCGCCGGCCGGGAAGGGACACTTCCTGCGATTGTCGCAGGACTGGTCGACCGCCCGGTGATTGGTGTCCCCGTCAGCACCGGATACGGCTACATGGGCGGCGGGGAAGCGGCGCTTGCGAGCATGCTTCAGGCCTGTTCGGTCCTCGCAGTCGTGAACATCGACGCCGGTTTCACGGCAGGCGCGTTTGCCGCACAGATCGCACACGGAGGCCACCGGGCATGA
- the hisS gene encoding histidine--tRNA ligase produces MFQKPRGTRDFLPDEMERRRLIEQRMREVARRWGYREVSTPDFEHLELFTMKSGEGIIQEMYVFEDKGGRKLTLRPEVTAATLRMYVNEGKVLPKPIRWCYFADCFRYERPQKGRYRQFWQFGVELIGADTALADTEVIMLADDMLRSTGVTFDLHVGHLAPMKHILAELAPEEQRAIMAYLDKHDKEGLEAALVERNLTHLAEPLAALSECREIAEVFEVAGDVPERARIEETFALLDSQNINYQPDFGIARGLDYYTGMVFEGFARNLGAENQILGGGTYRLAHLFGGDDVASCGFAIGFDRVMVSIGDFDLAHEPVVGVVCTPEARVRALEVARAFRNAGIRAEVDLMQRGMGAQVSHAAKTADVAVILGKREVEAGTVTLKDLHSGEQQEKSLADAIAWVARHGTC; encoded by the coding sequence ATGTTTCAGAAACCACGGGGTACGCGGGACTTTTTACCCGACGAGATGGAACGGCGGCGGTTGATCGAACAGCGGATGCGGGAAGTGGCCCGCAGATGGGGATATCGGGAGGTCAGTACGCCCGACTTCGAGCATCTTGAGCTCTTCACGATGAAGTCCGGCGAGGGGATCATCCAGGAGATGTACGTCTTCGAGGACAAAGGCGGGAGAAAGTTGACGCTTCGGCCAGAGGTGACTGCGGCGACTCTCCGGATGTATGTCAACGAAGGCAAGGTTCTCCCGAAACCGATCCGCTGGTGTTACTTCGCCGACTGCTTCCGCTACGAACGCCCGCAGAAAGGACGTTACCGGCAGTTCTGGCAGTTCGGCGTCGAACTCATCGGCGCGGATACGGCCCTCGCCGACACCGAGGTGATCATGCTCGCCGACGACATGCTCCGGTCGACCGGGGTCACCTTTGACCTCCATGTCGGTCATCTCGCGCCGATGAAGCATATTCTCGCCGAGCTGGCGCCCGAAGAGCAGCGGGCGATCATGGCATACCTCGACAAGCACGATAAGGAAGGGCTCGAAGCGGCGCTCGTTGAGAGAAATCTCACCCACCTTGCCGAACCGCTTGCGGCCCTCTCGGAGTGCCGCGAGATCGCCGAGGTCTTTGAGGTCGCGGGCGACGTCCCTGAGCGCGCCCGGATCGAGGAGACGTTTGCGCTCCTCGACTCCCAGAACATCAACTACCAGCCGGACTTCGGGATCGCCCGGGGGCTCGACTACTACACCGGGATGGTCTTTGAAGGGTTCGCAAGGAACCTCGGCGCGGAGAACCAGATCCTCGGCGGCGGCACCTACCGCCTCGCCCACCTCTTCGGCGGCGACGACGTCGCTTCCTGCGGGTTTGCCATCGGGTTTGACCGGGTGATGGTCTCGATCGGGGACTTCGATCTTGCGCATGAGCCCGTTGTCGGCGTCGTCTGCACGCCCGAGGCACGGGTACGGGCACTCGAAGTCGCCCGGGCCTTCCGGAATGCCGGGATCCGGGCCGAGGTCGACCTGATGCAGCGGGGGATGGGCGCCCAGGTCTCCCACGCCGCAAAGACCGCAGACGTTGCCGTTATCCTCGGGAAGCGCGAGGTCGAAGCGGGCACGGTGACCCTCAAGGACCTCCACTCCGGGGAGCAGCAGGAAAAGAGCCTTGCGGACGCCATCGCCTGGGTGGCACGACATGGTACTTGCTGA
- a CDS encoding nicotinamide-nucleotide adenylyltransferase, protein MTRGFYIGRFQPYHNGHQKVLEQIACSSDEIVIGVGSAQESHTITNPFTAGERVLMLTQSLADLDCPFYVIPIEDIQRNALWVAHVRAMTPPFDTVYSSNPLVVQLFTEAGMTVKSIDMYERLTYSGTAIRQRMLDGEPWEHLVPPAVVNVIKEVHGVERLRQIARTD, encoded by the coding sequence ATGACCCGGGGATTCTACATCGGGCGCTTCCAGCCATACCACAACGGGCACCAGAAGGTGCTGGAGCAGATAGCATGCTCTTCCGACGAGATCGTCATCGGGGTGGGGAGTGCCCAGGAGTCCCATACAATAACGAATCCCTTCACGGCTGGAGAACGGGTACTGATGCTCACACAGTCCCTTGCGGACCTCGACTGCCCTTTCTATGTCATCCCCATCGAGGATATTCAGCGCAACGCTCTCTGGGTTGCCCACGTCCGGGCAATGACCCCTCCGTTCGATACCGTCTACTCTTCAAATCCCCTCGTTGTGCAACTCTTTACCGAGGCAGGGATGACCGTCAAATCGATCGATATGTACGAGCGGCTGACATACTCCGGCACCGCCATCAGACAGCGGATGCTTGACGGCGAGCCCTGGGAGCACCTGGTTCCTCCTGCCGTGGTGAACGTCATCAAGGAGGTCCACGGGGTGGAGCGGTTGCGGCAGATCGCGAGGACCGACTGA
- a CDS encoding HisA/HisF-related TIM barrel protein, with translation MELILAIDLAGGLVVHGKSGDRAGYRPLTWGLAPSAEPEAYLATLQPRYIYIADLESIQGRQPQDSLVRRCAALVERCYLDRGCRSPAECTAVSGVIPVVGTETAARTIEDLAAYRTGYLSVDIKDGRVLPWGIQPVEMLRRASGLSFEGCIILNIGAVGTERGLDRKDLEEMRSSYPGRLFYGGGVAGIDDIRLLADVGFDGAIVSTAVHHGAIPLEWIQRGHPC, from the coding sequence ATGGAACTGATTCTTGCGATAGATCTGGCAGGCGGTCTTGTGGTGCATGGGAAGTCTGGAGACCGCGCCGGCTACCGCCCCCTCACCTGGGGGCTAGCCCCTTCGGCTGAACCGGAGGCCTATCTGGCCACCTTGCAACCCAGATATATCTATATTGCGGATCTCGAGAGTATCCAGGGCAGACAACCACAGGACAGTCTTGTCCGGCGTTGTGCCGCTCTCGTTGAGCGGTGCTACCTCGACCGGGGCTGTCGTTCACCTGCTGAATGCACGGCGGTTTCCGGCGTGATCCCGGTCGTCGGCACCGAGACGGCGGCGAGAACGATCGAAGACCTTGCGGCGTACCGGACTGGCTATCTCAGTGTAGATATCAAGGATGGGCGTGTACTTCCCTGGGGCATCCAGCCGGTGGAGATGCTGCGTCGTGCATCCGGGCTTTCGTTTGAGGGATGCATCATTCTGAATATCGGCGCCGTAGGAACGGAGCGGGGACTTGACCGCAAAGACCTTGAGGAGATGCGTTCGTCTTATCCCGGTCGCCTCTTCTATGGGGGCGGTGTTGCCGGAATCGACGATATCCGGCTCCTTGCTGACGTTGGATTTGACGGAGCGATCGTCTCAACCGCCGTCCATCATGGTGCGATACCGCTTGAGTGGATCCAGAGAGGGCACCCATGCTGA
- a CDS encoding valine--tRNA ligase, with product MSPSYQLPKNYDIEEVERRWQSTWRDEDNYFDPVSPKPRFIIDTPPPYPTGNFHIGNALNWCYIDFIARYKRMRGYNVMFPQGWDCHGLPTEVKVEETYGITKNDVPREKFRQMCRDLTLGNIEKMRATMRRLGFSTDWSHEYITMLPEYYRKTQASFIKMFKAGDIYQSEHPVNFCTRCETAIAFAEVNYTPRTTKLNYFDFDGVEIATTRPELLAACVAVAVHPEDERYRDLVGKKLTVPIFGHQVPVIEDIVVDPEFGSGAVMICTFGDKTDVYWWKQHNLALRKAIDRKGVMTAIAAPYEGMTSEACREAILADMKKAGILKRQEEIEQRVGTCWRCKTPIEILSERQWFVRVHQDKILDAARRISWTPEHMFSRMENWANSMEWDWCISRQRIFATPIPVWFCASCGEIVLPDEEDLPIDPTIDKPKKPCPKCGGNDFIGEKDVLDTWMDSSISVLHITGWDGTDAKPPLFPAQIRPQGHDIIRTWAFYTILRANALVGGHPWDEILVNGMVLGEDGFKMSKSRNNIISPEEIVEKYGADALRQWGAGGAATGSDIMFNWNDVIAASRFQTKLWNIFRFVMGHLEHGADPAAPVTELIDRWLLVRLSETVAEVTAAMEGYQFDRALKAIREFAWNTLADDYIEIVKGRLYADGGSRDSACNALRTTMDVLCRLLAPIIPHFAEECYHHLTGRSVHKEAWPDFTYADDEARRHGDLLVKTVAEIRRYKHDKGMALNAPLGHVTIYAPEPVDDAGDAGRALAADARWSTGTPKLEEVMSGIDFNMAVIGPALRKQARRFMQAIEALPPEQLKNPPATVMVDGEEIPVPPGSFTPKVTYQVAGEEVDVLTFGDVIVTIGHTS from the coding sequence ATGTCGCCGTCATACCAGTTACCAAAAAACTACGATATCGAAGAAGTGGAGAGGCGCTGGCAGAGCACCTGGCGGGATGAGGACAACTATTTCGATCCTGTTTCGCCAAAACCCCGGTTCATCATCGACACGCCACCGCCATATCCAACTGGAAACTTCCATATCGGAAACGCCTTAAACTGGTGTTATATTGACTTTATCGCGCGGTACAAGCGCATGCGCGGCTACAACGTCATGTTCCCTCAGGGATGGGACTGCCACGGTCTCCCCACCGAGGTTAAGGTCGAAGAGACCTACGGGATCACCAAGAACGATGTACCGCGCGAGAAGTTCCGCCAGATGTGCCGCGATCTCACGCTCGGCAACATCGAGAAGATGCGGGCGACCATGCGGCGGCTCGGGTTCTCGACCGACTGGAGCCATGAATACATCACCATGCTTCCTGAGTACTACAGGAAGACTCAGGCATCGTTTATTAAGATGTTCAAAGCCGGCGACATCTACCAGAGCGAGCATCCCGTGAACTTCTGTACCCGGTGCGAGACGGCTATCGCGTTCGCCGAGGTCAACTACACTCCCCGCACAACCAAGCTCAACTACTTTGACTTCGATGGAGTCGAGATCGCCACAACCCGGCCGGAACTGCTCGCAGCCTGTGTTGCGGTGGCAGTCCATCCCGAGGATGAACGCTACCGCGACCTTGTGGGAAAGAAGCTCACGGTCCCCATCTTCGGACACCAGGTGCCGGTCATCGAGGATATTGTGGTCGACCCGGAGTTCGGCAGCGGTGCGGTGATGATCTGTACGTTCGGCGATAAGACGGACGTCTACTGGTGGAAACAGCACAACCTGGCTCTTCGTAAGGCAATCGACCGGAAGGGCGTTATGACCGCGATCGCGGCCCCCTATGAAGGAATGACATCTGAGGCCTGCAGAGAGGCGATCCTTGCCGATATGAAGAAGGCCGGAATATTGAAGCGGCAGGAGGAGATCGAACAGAGGGTGGGGACCTGCTGGAGGTGCAAGACCCCTATTGAGATCCTCTCGGAGCGCCAGTGGTTCGTCCGGGTTCACCAGGACAAGATCCTTGATGCGGCACGGAGGATCTCCTGGACGCCGGAGCATATGTTCTCCCGGATGGAGAACTGGGCGAACTCGATGGAGTGGGATTGGTGCATCTCACGCCAGCGGATCTTTGCGACACCGATCCCTGTCTGGTTCTGTGCATCGTGCGGTGAGATAGTCCTCCCGGACGAAGAGGATCTCCCGATCGATCCGACCATCGATAAACCGAAAAAACCCTGTCCAAAGTGCGGTGGAAACGATTTCATCGGCGAAAAGGACGTGCTCGACACCTGGATGGACTCCTCGATATCGGTGCTCCACATAACCGGGTGGGACGGAACCGATGCAAAACCCCCGCTCTTCCCCGCGCAGATCCGCCCTCAGGGTCACGACATCATACGGACGTGGGCGTTCTACACCATCCTCCGGGCGAATGCTCTGGTCGGCGGTCACCCCTGGGACGAGATCCTCGTGAACGGCATGGTGCTCGGTGAAGACGGGTTCAAGATGAGCAAGAGCCGAAACAACATCATCTCCCCTGAAGAGATCGTTGAGAAATATGGCGCGGATGCTCTCCGGCAGTGGGGTGCGGGAGGTGCTGCAACCGGATCGGATATCATGTTCAACTGGAACGACGTCATCGCGGCGTCCCGGTTCCAGACCAAACTCTGGAACATTTTCCGGTTTGTCATGGGGCACCTTGAGCATGGAGCGGACCCTGCAGCACCGGTGACAGAACTTATCGACCGGTGGCTCCTCGTCCGGCTCTCCGAGACCGTCGCAGAGGTCACCGCCGCGATGGAGGGCTACCAGTTCGACCGGGCGCTCAAGGCAATCAGGGAGTTCGCCTGGAACACGCTTGCCGACGATTACATCGAGATTGTGAAGGGACGGCTGTATGCTGACGGCGGCAGCAGAGACAGCGCCTGCAACGCGCTTCGGACAACCATGGACGTTCTCTGCCGCCTGCTTGCGCCGATCATCCCGCACTTTGCCGAGGAGTGCTACCACCACCTCACGGGAAGAAGCGTTCACAAAGAGGCCTGGCCGGACTTCACGTACGCCGACGACGAGGCACGGCGTCACGGCGACCTCCTGGTCAAGACGGTCGCGGAAATCCGGCGCTACAAGCACGACAAGGGCATGGCGCTGAACGCACCGCTCGGCCACGTCACGATTTATGCGCCTGAACCGGTCGACGACGCCGGTGACGCCGGGCGGGCGCTTGCCGCCGACGCCCGGTGGAGCACTGGCACTCCCAAACTCGAGGAGGTCATGAGCGGCATAGACTTCAATATGGCCGTCATCGGCCCGGCGCTGCGCAAGCAGGCCAGGCGCTTCATGCAGGCCATCGAGGCGCTCCCGCCGGAGCAACTCAAGAATCCGCCGGCAACCGTCATGGTCGACGGAGAGGAGATCCCTGTGCCGCCCGGCTCATTTACGCCAAAGGTCACCTACCAGGTGGCAGGGGAAGAGGTGGACGTCCTCACGTTCGGGGACGTGATCGTGACGATCGGGCACACGTCCTGA
- a CDS encoding redox-regulated ATPase YchF — MITLAIAGKPNCGKSTFFRAATLAQAEIANYPFTTIDANHGVAYVRTACPCQEMGVPCGNCQDGVRFIPVGLIDVAGLVPEAHMGRGLGNQFLDNLRQADAILQIVDASGATDAEGNPVEIGSRDPVKDIEFLQYEMSMWMYGILSRNWAKLLRQAQSKNFSLVSAIAEVFAGLGITFEHVRDAVEATDVDLRTAGEEDLIRFCRELMAISKPMLIVGNKADQAPEACLDRLKAHDVIFASAAGELALRMAAEGKFIRYLPGDQGFTVNPDANLSAAQRAGLQKVADFMQRFGGTGVQKALDTAVFNLLDLIVVFPVEDENKLTDGRGRVLPDAYLMKRGSTPRDLAYQVHTEIGEGFLYAIDARTKMRIKDSQELKNGDIIKIVSVRK; from the coding sequence ATGATAACACTGGCTATTGCTGGGAAACCAAACTGTGGGAAATCGACATTCTTCAGGGCAGCAACCCTGGCTCAGGCAGAAATTGCCAATTATCCGTTCACGACGATCGATGCCAACCATGGGGTCGCGTACGTCCGGACGGCCTGCCCCTGCCAGGAGATGGGCGTTCCATGTGGGAACTGCCAGGACGGAGTCAGGTTCATCCCGGTCGGGCTGATCGACGTGGCTGGCCTTGTCCCCGAAGCGCACATGGGAAGAGGGCTCGGGAACCAGTTCCTCGACAACCTCCGTCAGGCGGATGCAATCCTCCAGATCGTCGATGCCAGCGGGGCGACGGACGCCGAAGGAAATCCGGTCGAGATCGGTTCGCGTGACCCGGTGAAGGATATCGAGTTCCTCCAGTATGAGATGTCGATGTGGATGTACGGCATCCTCTCGCGGAATTGGGCGAAACTCCTGCGGCAGGCTCAGTCAAAGAACTTCTCTTTAGTCTCTGCGATTGCCGAGGTCTTCGCCGGCCTCGGCATAACGTTTGAGCACGTCCGCGATGCCGTCGAGGCGACCGATGTCGACTTGCGAACTGCCGGGGAGGAGGACCTGATTCGGTTCTGCCGGGAACTGATGGCGATCAGCAAACCTATGCTGATCGTCGGGAACAAGGCCGATCAGGCGCCAGAGGCGTGCCTTGATCGACTCAAGGCGCATGACGTCATCTTTGCAAGTGCGGCGGGGGAACTTGCGCTCCGGATGGCCGCCGAAGGGAAGTTCATCCGCTACCTCCCCGGCGATCAGGGTTTCACCGTGAACCCTGATGCGAATCTCAGTGCTGCGCAACGTGCAGGGCTCCAGAAGGTAGCGGACTTCATGCAGAGGTTCGGTGGCACCGGTGTTCAAAAAGCGCTGGATACCGCAGTATTCAACCTCCTTGACCTGATCGTCGTCTTCCCGGTCGAGGACGAGAATAAACTCACCGACGGCAGAGGTCGGGTGCTCCCCGACGCGTACCTCATGAAGCGCGGCTCAACCCCCCGTGACCTTGCCTACCAGGTCCACACCGAGATCGGTGAGGGGTTCCTGTACGCCATCGATGCAAGGACCAAGATGCGGATCAAAGACAGCCAGGAACTTAAAAACGGTGATATCATCAAGATCGTCAGCGTCCGGAAGTGA
- a CDS encoding ABC transporter permease, whose protein sequence is MSYLAYVAGFGVAVTAFLWLRDLRIFYRTGLPGYRRAAYWGVPYTALALLGFFVTAYAEAWEFLGLGLVLLALYLQGRVDRENVWHGESARERFFGRAPRTSDKGSRKRL, encoded by the coding sequence ATGTCCTATCTTGCCTACGTTGCGGGGTTCGGCGTTGCCGTCACCGCCTTCCTGTGGCTGCGCGACCTGCGCATCTTTTACCGGACCGGTCTTCCCGGCTACCGGAGAGCAGCCTACTGGGGAGTCCCCTACACGGCGCTGGCCCTGCTGGGTTTTTTCGTGACAGCATATGCCGAAGCCTGGGAGTTCCTCGGTCTTGGGCTGGTTCTTCTGGCCCTCTATCTCCAGGGCAGGGTCGACCGGGAGAACGTATGGCATGGCGAGAGTGCCCGCGAGAGGTTCTTTGGCAGGGCGCCGCGCACAAGTGATAAGGGTTCACGCAAGAGACTATGA
- a CDS encoding DUF92 domain-containing protein yields MIKQPGLVLASALTLAFIGLAPLLQPAWLLTLLLVPFSLVLFLIRDTRYVSLSIIALAVLYGLGWLSTFTFTCTLGIVVIGELAFRLAGERQAAYLSHLIAAVGVSLAVMLYLGYTAPLVVVMGVVAAVLLRAALRGRDDALMIEALGVAMTMFLFEELNFEVDLTILAAAAAIAFGFGYTSYRLRVADVSGLFSGAMIGIILIVFADVRWFLIMLTFFVIGAGATRYRYADKERLGVAQEHGGVRGYFNVFANGLVATGAAILYGITGHPAFVALFMGSVASAAADTAASEIGVTGKVPYLITTLRPVPRGTNGGVTVRGEAAAVLASLIVAGVAWIMGVADPWMVVSTVIAGFIGTNIDSLVGATLENHGRIGNSGTNLTATFVGGVAGMLIYLLA; encoded by the coding sequence ATGATAAAGCAGCCGGGGTTGGTTCTGGCATCGGCGCTCACCCTCGCCTTTATTGGTCTTGCCCCACTGCTCCAGCCAGCGTGGCTGCTCACGCTTCTCCTCGTGCCGTTCTCGCTCGTTCTCTTTCTTATTCGGGATACACGGTATGTGTCGCTCTCGATCATCGCGCTTGCCGTACTCTACGGGCTAGGGTGGCTCTCGACGTTCACCTTCACCTGCACGCTCGGCATCGTCGTGATCGGGGAACTCGCATTCCGTCTTGCCGGGGAGAGACAGGCAGCATACCTCTCTCACCTGATCGCCGCCGTCGGCGTCTCGCTCGCGGTGATGCTCTATCTGGGGTATACTGCGCCGCTTGTCGTCGTGATGGGCGTGGTTGCTGCGGTCCTTCTCCGCGCGGCCCTCCGGGGGCGGGATGATGCCCTGATGATCGAGGCGCTCGGCGTGGCGATGACCATGTTCCTCTTTGAGGAGCTCAACTTCGAGGTCGACCTGACCATCCTCGCAGCAGCGGCTGCAATAGCCTTCGGCTTTGGCTACACCTCTTACCGGCTCAGGGTTGCCGATGTCAGTGGCCTCTTCTCGGGTGCGATGATCGGCATCATCCTCATCGTCTTTGCGGACGTCCGGTGGTTCCTGATCATGCTCACATTCTTCGTCATCGGCGCCGGGGCGACCCGGTACCGCTACGCCGACAAAGAGCGGCTCGGGGTCGCCCAGGAGCACGGGGGTGTGCGTGGCTACTTCAACGTCTTTGCAAACGGCCTGGTGGCAACCGGTGCCGCTATCCTCTACGGCATAACCGGGCATCCGGCCTTTGTGGCGCTCTTCATGGGGAGTGTCGCCTCCGCTGCGGCTGATACCGCGGCAAGTGAGATCGGGGTCACAGGGAAGGTGCCTTATCTGATCACGACGCTCCGACCGGTGCCCCGGGGGACGAACGGTGGGGTGACCGTGCGAGGGGAGGCGGCGGCCGTCCTTGCATCTCTCATCGTCGCCGGGGTTGCCTGGATAATGGGCGTCGCCGATCCCTGGATGGTCGTCTCCACGGTCATCGCGGGGTTCATCGGCACCAACATTGATAGCCTTGTGGGCGCAACGCTCGAAAATCATGGCAGGATAGGGAACTCCGGCACCAATCTTACGGCAACCTTCGTTGGCGGCGTCGCGGGGATGTTGATCTATCTGCTTGCGTGA
- a CDS encoding pyruvate kinase alpha/beta domain-containing protein, whose amino-acid sequence MGFVTRNTYYFDAPGAQNTLDAARFAVERAQELGIQKIVVASTSGQTALTFRDAMAGTDLQLIVVTHAVGFSKPGEWEFSSEAADTLRAAGATIVTGTHALSGLERAISRSPRLGGSSRTEAIAEALRRTIAVGLKVAVECVLIAADQGAVGVDEEGIAVGGTESGADTVCVIRPAHTASFFDLQVREIVAMPRNR is encoded by the coding sequence ATGGGCTTCGTTACCAGGAATACCTACTATTTCGATGCCCCCGGCGCACAGAACACTCTCGACGCCGCACGGTTCGCCGTCGAGAGAGCGCAGGAGCTCGGGATCCAGAAGATCGTGGTCGCGAGCACCAGCGGCCAGACCGCGCTTACCTTCCGGGACGCCATGGCGGGGACGGATCTCCAGTTGATCGTCGTCACCCACGCGGTCGGATTCTCAAAACCCGGAGAGTGGGAGTTCTCATCGGAGGCAGCCGATACTCTCCGAGCCGCGGGTGCAACGATCGTCACCGGGACGCACGCTCTCTCCGGACTCGAACGTGCGATATCCCGTTCGCCGAGGCTCGGGGGGAGTTCACGCACCGAGGCGATCGCCGAGGCGCTGCGGCGCACCATCGCGGTCGGCCTGAAGGTCGCGGTGGAGTGCGTCCTCATTGCGGCTGATCAGGGTGCGGTCGGTGTTGATGAGGAGGGGATCGCAGTGGGGGGCACAGAATCCGGTGCCGATACCGTCTGCGTCATCCGTCCGGCGCATACGGCATCATTCTTTGACCTGCAGGTGCGCGAGATCGTCGCCATGCCGAGGAACCGGTGA